The Bacteroidota bacterium sequence ACTGGTTACTGGTTGCTGGTTACTGGTTGCTGGTTACTGGTTGCCGGTTGCTGGTTACTGGTTGCTGGTTGCTGCATCACCGTTAAATGTTCTCGGGTTATAAATCTTTGTCTTACGCCCCGGATGGGAATGATACCCTGCAGCAAGGAAAACTATTGATCAAGTTATTTTATTGGCTCTGAGTTTACCGAAGAGACAATAAAATAACATTGAGAAAAGTTTTGCGGCGAAGCGTATAAATGGACAGCCGGATAAGGCGCAAAACCGAACATAAAAATTTACGTATAAAAAATCCTGTTTAAAGTTTTGTTTTTGATAGAAAACATTATTTTTGCTCAGTTAAAAAAATGAACTGATGTCGAAAAAGATAAAACACCAAGAAAGTACTACTGAAGAGGTATTTAAGAATTTAGAAGAAACAGCTAGTCGCTCTGAAAAGTTTATAGAGGAAAACAAAAATATAATAATGGGGGCTGTAGCCGCAGTCATAATTGTGATTGGTGGTTACATGTCGTTCCAGACATATTATATGGAGCCAATGAATGAGGAGGCTACAAATGAGTTGTTTAATGCTAAGAAATATTTTGAGCAGGATTCATTAAAATTAGCTCTTAACGGAGATGGTCAGTATATGGGATTCCTTGATATTGCTGATGATTACAGCATGACTAAATCGGGGAATGTAGCAAATTACTACGCCGGAGTGTCTTATTTGAAGCTTGGAGAATATGAAAATGCTATAGAGTATCTTGATAAATTTTCTTCGGACGATAAGATGGTTGGTCCTGTTGCAAAAGGAGCTATCGGAGATGCTTTTGT is a genomic window containing:
- a CDS encoding tetratricopeptide repeat protein produces the protein MSKKIKHQESTTEEVFKNLEETASRSEKFIEENKNIIMGAVAAVIIVIGGYMSFQTYYMEPMNEEATNELFNAKKYFEQDSLKLALNGDGQYMGFLDIADDYSMTKSGNVANYYAGVSYLKLGEYENAIEYLDKFSSDDKMVGPVAKGAIGDAFVGLNQLEEALDYYQDAANANDNEFTSPLFLFKAGKTAMAINKYGEAQDLFEKIKNEYPKSAEAESIDKFIERAKAADKNS